From a region of the Neobacillus niacini genome:
- a CDS encoding NADPH-dependent FMN reductase, with translation MTNAKLNIGIILGSTREGRVSPQVGEWVKGIADKRGDANYEIVDIADYQLPFLGTTDGTEPGIAAWNEKLNSLDGFIFIVQEYNHSITGSLKNALDFAREAWNNKAAGIVSYGSTGGARAAEHLRGIMGELMIADVRVHPTLSLFTDFENYTTFKPADLHLNNVNEMLDQVVAWSGALKTLR, from the coding sequence ATGACAAATGCGAAATTAAATATTGGAATTATTTTAGGTAGTACAAGGGAAGGGCGAGTTAGCCCGCAAGTGGGAGAATGGGTGAAAGGAATTGCTGACAAACGAGGAGATGCAAACTATGAAATCGTAGATATTGCTGATTATCAATTACCTTTTTTAGGAACAACTGATGGGACTGAACCAGGAATTGCAGCCTGGAACGAAAAACTGAATAGTTTGGATGGATTCATATTTATCGTTCAGGAATACAATCACAGTATAACAGGATCCTTAAAAAATGCACTTGATTTCGCTCGTGAAGCGTGGAATAACAAAGCAGCAGGTATCGTGAGTTATGGTTCAACTGGTGGTGCTCGTGCAGCTGAACATTTACGAGGAATCATGGGTGAATTAATGATTGCAGATGTCCGTGTACACCCTACATTGTCCTTATTTACCGACTTTGAAAACTATACTACATTTAAACCAGCTGACTTGCACCTTAATAATGTAAATGAAATGCTTGACCAAGTTGTTGCTTGGAGCGGGGCATTAAAAACCTTAAGATAA
- a CDS encoding pirin family protein, which yields MEIKVIKPQDQALEQFDGGKIIAQKPIGFSGEGSVINRLGPLFYWGWGKSEGEGGIGLHPHQGFEILGYFIKGRGRHQDTLGTISEVGAGGVQVMQAGSGVHHAETLLEPSEAFQIWFEPHLSKAIKQTPTYSKYEHEDFPLNSESGVIVKTILGEHSPIKLVTDAKMYDVEIENGATYKYVLSPNRTLAGLSIRGNGGVIDELEVSFENKDFIILQSEIGEGFTIQPKGENLRMLLIEIPTEVDYPLYRKPR from the coding sequence TTGGAAATTAAGGTTATTAAACCACAGGATCAGGCATTGGAGCAGTTTGATGGCGGTAAAATAATCGCACAAAAACCCATTGGCTTTTCTGGTGAAGGTTCAGTCATTAATCGTCTTGGTCCATTGTTTTACTGGGGATGGGGAAAATCTGAAGGCGAAGGTGGTATTGGCCTACATCCTCATCAGGGTTTTGAGATATTAGGCTACTTCATTAAAGGGAGAGGTCGTCACCAAGATACGCTTGGTACAATTAGCGAAGTAGGTGCTGGTGGTGTTCAAGTGATGCAAGCTGGCTCAGGTGTACACCATGCCGAAACTCTTCTCGAACCGTCAGAAGCGTTCCAAATTTGGTTTGAGCCGCATTTAAGCAAAGCTATAAAGCAAACACCCACTTACTCAAAATACGAGCATGAAGATTTTCCACTCAATTCAGAAAGCGGTGTAATCGTTAAGACGATATTAGGTGAACATTCACCAATCAAACTCGTGACAGATGCCAAAATGTACGATGTTGAAATTGAAAATGGTGCAACCTATAAGTATGTACTTTCACCTAATCGAACGCTAGCTGGTTTATCTATTAGGGGGAATGGTGGTGTGATTGATGAATTAGAGGTTTCATTTGAGAATAAGGATTTCATTATACTTCAGTCAGAGATAGGTGAAGGTTTTACCATTCAGCCTAAAGGTGAAAATCTACGAATGCTGCTAATAGAGATTCCAACTGAAGTTGATTATCCTTTATACAGAAAACCAAGATAA
- a CDS encoding LLM class flavin-dependent oxidoreductase, giving the protein MEIGVDTFVETTPDVKTGKTISHAERLRQVVEEIVLADQVGLDIFGVGEHHRKEFGDSATAVVLAAAAPMTKRIRLTSSVTVLSAVDPVRLFQQFATLDGISNGRAEIIAGRGSMVDAFPLFGYDLKDYDELYEEKLELLLKLRESEKVTWKGGHRPAFTNLGVYPRPVQNPLPVWVGSGGNAESVIRAGVLGLPLVLAIIGGSPLQFAPLVQLYKNAATRAGHDASKLPIAIHSLGFVAESTSLAVDKYFPPTQASFNLFGKERGWGHYSRSQFDAACSLEGAFYVGDPETVANKIIYMRKHLGFSRFFLHLPTGTMPHEDVMKSIELLGKEVAPRVREEVARWGSEERIF; this is encoded by the coding sequence ATGGAAATAGGTGTAGATACGTTTGTCGAAACAACACCGGATGTTAAAACGGGCAAGACGATAAGTCATGCGGAGCGATTGCGGCAGGTTGTTGAAGAAATCGTCCTTGCTGATCAGGTTGGGTTGGATATATTTGGGGTCGGCGAGCATCATCGTAAGGAATTTGGGGATTCCGCTACTGCCGTTGTGCTGGCTGCAGCAGCGCCCATGACCAAAAGGATACGCTTAACCAGTTCGGTTACCGTGCTCTCTGCTGTTGATCCAGTACGTTTGTTTCAGCAATTTGCCACGCTCGATGGTATTTCAAATGGACGTGCTGAGATTATCGCGGGTCGAGGCTCTATGGTTGATGCGTTTCCATTGTTTGGTTATGATTTAAAAGACTATGATGAGCTTTACGAGGAAAAATTGGAACTATTATTAAAATTAAGGGAGTCGGAGAAGGTAACCTGGAAAGGAGGGCATCGACCTGCCTTTACGAATCTGGGTGTTTATCCGCGTCCGGTTCAGAACCCTTTACCCGTGTGGGTTGGCAGTGGGGGTAATGCGGAATCGGTAATAAGAGCAGGGGTACTTGGACTGCCTCTTGTTTTGGCGATCATTGGCGGGAGTCCCTTGCAATTTGCTCCGCTCGTGCAGCTCTATAAGAACGCTGCTACTCGTGCAGGACATGATGCATCGAAATTACCGATAGCCATACACTCACTCGGGTTCGTTGCGGAGAGTACCTCGCTTGCGGTCGACAAGTATTTCCCTCCTACTCAGGCATCTTTTAATTTATTTGGTAAAGAGCGTGGCTGGGGACATTATAGCCGTTCACAATTCGATGCTGCATGCAGCTTAGAAGGCGCATTCTACGTAGGCGATCCCGAAACGGTGGCCAACAAAATTATTTACATGCGCAAACATTTAGGCTTTTCACGATTTTTCCTACATTTACCTACTGGAACCATGCCACATGAGGATGTTATGAAATCCATTGAACTATTGGGTAAGGAAGTCGCACCGCGGGTTCGAGAAGAGGTCGCAAGATGGGGATCTGAAGAAAGAATTTTCTAA
- a CDS encoding alpha/beta fold hydrolase, whose translation MATALQKKGGEDSLISRLGEIKQPILVMNGQNHIMAPTINSFILSQKIENAQLIIYPDSGHGFLFQYPKMFAVHVAAFLNNDLE comes from the coding sequence ATGGCAACAGCACTACAAAAAAAAGGGGGAGAAGATTCATTAATCTCACGCCTAGGTGAAATCAAGCAACCTATACTGGTTATGAATGGTCAAAATCATATCATGGCTCCAACAATAAATTCATTTATTTTGTCACAAAAAATTGAAAATGCTCAACTGATCATTTATCCAGACTCAGGTCATGGTTTCTTATTTCAATATCCAAAAATGTTTGCAGTACATGTTGCGGCATTTTTAAATAATGATTTAGAGTAA
- a CDS encoding MarR family transcriptional regulator yields the protein MVDKLEKKGYVERLPIPGDRRKTNVD from the coding sequence GTGGTCGATAAGCTGGAGAAGAAGGGGTATGTGGAACGGCTCCCCATCCCGGGTGATCGACGTAAAACAAATGTGGATTGA
- a CDS encoding glutathione peroxidase, whose protein sequence is MTTVYDYKVKTNRGVEKSMADYKGKVMLIVNTASKCIFTDQYKELQDLHLKYKDSGLEILGFPCNQFGSGEKGTNEDIESFCQINYGVTFQLFDKVEVNGPNTAPIFDYLKKEAKGLLGSEQIKWNFTKFLVDRNGKVLKRYAPKDKVSLIVKDLNGLI, encoded by the coding sequence ATGACAACAGTTTATGATTATAAAGTAAAAACAAATAGAGGCGTAGAAAAATCAATGGCGGATTACAAAGGGAAAGTAATGTTAATTGTAAATACAGCTAGTAAATGTATTTTTACAGATCAATATAAAGAGCTTCAAGATTTACATCTTAAATACAAAGATAGTGGATTAGAGATTTTAGGTTTCCCTTGTAATCAATTTGGTAGTGGCGAAAAAGGAACAAATGAAGATATTGAAAGCTTTTGTCAAATCAACTATGGAGTAACATTCCAATTATTTGATAAAGTAGAAGTTAATGGTCCAAATACTGCACCCATTTTTGACTATTTAAAGAAAGAAGCGAAAGGTTTACTTGGATCTGAACAAATTAAATGGAATTTCACAAAATTCCTTGTAGACCGTAACGGTAAAGTTTTAAAACGTTATGCACCAAAAGATAAAGTTTCATTAATAGTAAAAGATTTAAATGGGTTAATCTAA
- a CDS encoding Ger(x)C family spore germination protein, producing the protein MRRVKRMLLLLFLLVLVLTSCSNERVVDQLHILTTLGFDKNKSGYTGTALYSDLSQKGGKISFLQGNSKQIKLILNKMNNQSTKRIDIAKLRMIMFSKEVAKEGLSHFLLTICKDPLISNYLYIVVTEESIASVSKGLKDKGRENLPYYMIEQNMQSGNIPHSNLSTVLFDFYGEGRDFSVPYIRFNKNGETEIIGFGIFKDDRLKIVINREEMMLYKLLQGKFIQGDIPYTINDKKGKSTALFSIQYGKGNKTVSKDKNETKVTYHLTLNGMVKEYPQGTQVEMNKSLVHLKKQLQTDLVLLLNKFKDEKVDPLGTGDLVRAYSRDWNENQFYKEEYSNIAFDVDLNLQLTKSGIGE; encoded by the coding sequence ATGAGGAGAGTTAAACGAATGCTACTTCTTCTCTTTTTGTTGGTGCTGGTTCTAACTAGTTGCAGCAATGAAAGGGTAGTAGATCAATTACACATTTTGACAACTTTGGGATTTGATAAAAATAAGTCAGGTTATACGGGTACAGCATTGTACTCCGATCTTAGTCAAAAGGGTGGAAAAATAAGCTTTCTCCAGGGAAATTCAAAGCAAATTAAGCTGATTTTAAATAAAATGAATAATCAATCTACCAAACGGATCGATATTGCAAAATTGAGGATGATTATGTTTAGCAAAGAGGTAGCTAAAGAGGGGTTATCGCACTTTTTACTTACCATTTGTAAAGATCCTCTCATAAGTAACTATTTATATATTGTTGTTACGGAGGAATCCATTGCTTCTGTTTCAAAAGGTTTAAAAGATAAAGGTCGTGAAAATCTTCCATATTATATGATTGAACAAAATATGCAATCAGGTAACATCCCCCATTCCAATCTCTCGACGGTACTGTTTGACTTTTATGGGGAAGGAAGAGATTTCTCGGTTCCGTATATTCGATTTAATAAAAACGGGGAAACTGAAATAATCGGGTTCGGAATATTTAAAGATGATCGGTTGAAAATAGTAATTAATAGGGAAGAAATGATGTTGTACAAATTGCTACAAGGTAAATTTATTCAAGGGGATATACCCTATACAATTAATGATAAAAAGGGTAAAAGTACAGCCCTATTCTCTATTCAATATGGAAAGGGGAACAAGACGGTCTCAAAAGATAAAAACGAAACAAAGGTAACCTACCACCTGACATTAAATGGAATGGTAAAGGAATATCCACAAGGAACACAAGTAGAAATGAATAAATCACTTGTACATTTAAAAAAGCAGCTCCAAACGGACTTGGTGCTGTTATTAAATAAATTCAAGGATGAGAAGGTGGACCCTTTAGGCACAGGGGATTTAGTAAGAGCATATAGCAGGGATTGGAATGAGAATCAATTTTATAAAGAAGAATATTCAAATATAGCATTTGATGTTGATCTAAATCTTCAACTAACTAAATCAGGCATAGGTGAATAA
- a CDS encoding NADPH-dependent FMN reductase, with amino-acid sequence MTNQKLNIGIILGSTREGRVSPQVGEWVKGIADKRGDANYEIVDISDYQLPFLGTTDGTEPGIAAWNEKLNSLDGFVFIVQEYNHSITGALKNALDFAREAWNNKAAGIVSYGSTGGARAAEHLRGIMGELMIADVRVHPTLSLFTDFENYTTFKPADLHLNNVNEMLDQVVAWSGALKTLRK; translated from the coding sequence ATGACTAATCAGAAATTAAATATTGGAATTATTTTAGGTAGTACAAGGGAAGGGCGAGTTAGCCCGCAAGTGGGAGAATGGGTGAAAGGAATTGCGGACAAACGAGGAGATGCAAACTATGAAATCGTAGATATTTCTGATTATCAATTACCTTTTTTAGGAACAACTGATGGGACTGAACCAGGAATTGCAGCTTGGAACGAAAAACTTAACAGCTTGGATGGATTCGTATTTATCGTTCAGGAATACAATCACAGTATAACAGGAGCCTTAAAAAATGCACTTGATTTCGCTCGTGAAGCGTGGAATAACAAAGCAGCAGGTATCGTGAGTTATGGTTCAACTGGTGGTGCTCGTGCAGCTGAACATTTACGAGGAATCATGGGTGAATTAATGATTGCAGATGTCCGTGTACACCCTACATTGTCCTTATTTACCGACTTTGAAAACTATACTACATTTAAACCAGCTGACTTGCACCTTAATAATGTAAATGAAATGCTTGACCAAGTTGTTGCTTGGAGCGGGGCATTAAAAACCTTAAGAAAATAA
- a CDS encoding MarR family winged helix-turn-helix transcriptional regulator: protein MTNREVTTLEDMLCFNIYAASREITRIYRPILSKFNITYPQYLVLVLLWEKKICTVTELGERLYLDSATLTPLLKRLEAANLVYRKRSAEDERRVEIGLTDKGAALQNELKDVSISIFEKICKTEESYFGFLDKSKELLQKAYDIAR from the coding sequence ATGACTAACAGAGAAGTCACGACATTAGAAGACATGCTATGTTTTAATATATACGCTGCATCTCGCGAGATTACACGTATTTATAGGCCCATTCTAAGTAAATTTAACATAACCTATCCACAATATTTGGTACTAGTTTTACTTTGGGAAAAGAAAATTTGCACGGTTACTGAACTGGGAGAACGCCTTTATCTAGATTCTGCCACATTAACCCCTTTATTAAAAAGACTTGAAGCAGCGAATTTGGTCTATCGAAAACGTTCTGCTGAAGATGAAAGAAGGGTTGAAATAGGTTTGACAGATAAAGGAGCAGCATTACAGAACGAATTAAAAGATGTATCGATTTCAATTTTCGAGAAGATTTGTAAGACGGAAGAGAGCTATTTTGGTTTCCTGGACAAATCAAAAGAATTATTGCAAAAAGCTTATGATATCGCACGATAG
- a CDS encoding MarR family winged helix-turn-helix transcriptional regulator — translation MKASKAVVENIQKDIESHKISNENFMILELLYSKGPHPVQKISEIFSIPSGSITYVVDKLEKKGLVERQPNPNDRRASNVVLTEVGRALFDEIFPKHVATISQNLSFVSNDEKEQLIDLLKRIGMGAQSLDK, via the coding sequence ATGAAGGCTTCCAAAGCTGTTGTTGAAAATATTCAGAAAGATATTGAAAGTCATAAAATTAGTAATGAAAATTTTATGATTCTTGAATTGCTTTACAGTAAAGGTCCTCATCCTGTCCAAAAAATTAGTGAGATATTCTCGATTCCTAGTGGAAGTATCACGTATGTTGTTGATAAGTTAGAAAAGAAAGGGCTTGTGGAAAGACAACCAAACCCTAATGATAGAAGGGCTTCTAATGTGGTCCTGACAGAAGTAGGAAGAGCACTATTTGACGAGATTTTCCCCAAACACGTTGCAACCATTTCTCAAAATTTATCATTTGTCTCGAATGATGAAAAAGAACAGCTAATTGATTTATTAAAGAGAATTGGAATGGGTGCACAAAGTTTGGATAAATAA
- a CDS encoding MarR family winged helix-turn-helix transcriptional regulator: MMQDQSNLDLRLLRVWMKASKAVVENIQRDIESHKISNENFMILELLYSKGPHPVQKISEILSIPSGSITYVVDKLEKKGLVERQPNPNDRRASNVVLTEEGRALFDEIFPKHVATISQNLSFVSNDEKELLIDLLKRIGMGAQSLDK; the protein is encoded by the coding sequence GTGATGCAAGATCAGAGTAATCTGGATTTGAGATTGTTACGTGTTTGGATGAAGGCTTCCAAAGCTGTTGTTGAAAATATTCAGAGAGATATTGAAAGTCATAAAATTAGTAATGAAAATTTTATGATTCTTGAATTGCTTTACAGTAAAGGTCCTCATCCTGTCCAAAAAATTAGTGAAATACTCTCTATTCCTAGTGGAAGTATCACATATGTTGTTGATAAGTTAGAAAAGAAAGGGCTTGTGGAAAGACAACCAAACCCTAATGACAGAAGGGCTTCTAATGTGGTCCTAACAGAAGAAGGAAGAGCTCTATTTGACGAGATTTTCCCCAAACACGTTGCAACCATTTCTCAAAATTTATCATTTGTCTCAAATGATGAAAAAGAACTGCTAATTGATTTATTAAAGAGAATTGGAATGGGTGCACAGAGTTTGGATAAATAA
- a CDS encoding spore germination protein: MGWFKPHSNKTAQKSLKDIMAKACKSSDFHQFSPVGKIEISYYKSLINEDKINRYLIQEIQKNIEKINELEDIKNILPFDEIKVTNDTQNVENKLIKGFVIIQLKNVENDFILVNVNNGQMGHRKNNDTENEFSVVGPKVGFVENLDINIHLLRQLVAVSNLVIEEITIGTVSNTRVAIAYLDGVTNPRQVQTVKQRLNNINLDVVYDSSMLDQIISDNSNTIFPLFTSSERIDRITYSITLGQVAVLSDGSPYVISGPSTILDFFISPEDYLLPWILGSFFRIARICSVIFSIFATSIYVAVLTYHFEVIPEKLLEPLVISRANVPFPPVMEVIFLEITIELLREAGARLPAKIGQTLGIVGGIVIGQATVEAALTSSILLIIVALSALASFTTPIFKMANTIRVLRFPFIILAAIWGGLGIVAGVLLLMGHLLRLKSLGTPYLVPLFPFRKGNFADSFIRSSFQYINKRNKSLKPLSFKRYVPSEDVEDINHEES, encoded by the coding sequence ATGGGATGGTTTAAACCACACTCTAATAAAACGGCACAAAAGTCATTGAAAGATATTATGGCGAAAGCCTGTAAATCCAGTGACTTTCATCAATTTTCTCCCGTTGGAAAAATAGAGATTAGTTATTATAAATCATTAATAAACGAAGATAAAATAAATCGATATCTTATACAGGAAATTCAAAAGAATATAGAAAAGATTAACGAATTGGAAGATATCAAAAATATCCTTCCTTTTGATGAAATCAAAGTAACCAATGATACCCAAAATGTTGAAAACAAACTTATAAAGGGATTTGTGATCATACAGCTAAAGAATGTTGAAAATGACTTTATACTCGTAAATGTCAATAATGGTCAAATGGGTCATCGAAAGAATAATGATACAGAGAATGAATTTAGTGTAGTTGGACCCAAAGTTGGCTTTGTAGAAAATCTCGATATAAACATTCATCTTTTAAGGCAACTAGTTGCAGTTTCCAATTTAGTTATTGAAGAAATAACGATTGGAACTGTCTCTAACACTAGGGTAGCTATTGCCTATTTAGATGGAGTAACGAATCCTAGACAAGTCCAAACTGTGAAACAGAGGCTCAATAATATTAATTTAGATGTTGTTTATGATTCGTCAATGCTAGATCAAATCATTTCAGATAACTCCAATACGATTTTCCCGCTTTTTACATCATCGGAAAGAATCGATCGTATTACGTATTCAATTACATTGGGACAAGTAGCCGTTTTATCCGATGGCTCTCCTTATGTAATCTCAGGTCCGTCTACCATTTTGGATTTTTTTATTTCGCCGGAGGATTATTTATTACCATGGATACTCGGGTCATTTTTTCGTATTGCTCGAATTTGTAGTGTTATTTTTTCGATATTTGCAACCTCGATCTATGTTGCTGTTCTTACCTATCATTTTGAAGTGATTCCGGAAAAATTACTTGAGCCTCTTGTCATTTCGAGGGCAAATGTTCCATTTCCTCCAGTAATGGAAGTTATCTTTTTGGAAATAACCATTGAATTGTTGCGTGAGGCAGGTGCTCGGTTGCCTGCCAAAATTGGTCAAACATTAGGGATCGTGGGGGGGATTGTCATTGGGCAGGCTACCGTTGAAGCAGCGCTTACCAGTAGTATATTGCTTATCATTGTCGCTTTATCAGCACTCGCCTCATTTACAACTCCTATTTTTAAAATGGCTAACACCATTCGGGTCTTACGGTTTCCCTTTATTATTCTCGCAGCCATCTGGGGGGGACTAGGGATTGTTGCAGGAGTCTTATTACTTATGGGGCATTTATTGAGGCTGAAATCTTTAGGGACTCCTTATTTGGTGCCCTTATTCCCTTTTCGAAAAGGGAATTTTGCGGACAGCTTTATCCGTTCATCATTTCAATATATAAATAAAAGGAACAAATCTTTAAAGCCATTGTCATTTAAACGATATGTACCCAGCGAAGACGTGGAGGATATTAATCATGAGGAGAGTTAA
- the fabF gene encoding beta-ketoacyl-ACP synthase II, which yields MNRRVVITGYGAITPLGNDVATFWNNIKNSKSGIKKIEFEGFEDITTKIGGRIDDFSPENYLDKKELSKFDKFVQYAYAAAKQALDQSGLNVNNEDENRLGVYIGSGIGGIDTVLENHQTLLEKGSRKVSPFMAPMMIINMAVGIVSIKTGFRGTSFSPVSACATGNHAIGEAFLNIRHGYSDAILAGGTEASINPLSFAGFSKMKAMSTNNDSPITASRPFDKTRDGFVMSEGSGILLLEEYEHAKNRGATILGEIIGYGSTTDSYHITSPDYNGAVRAMKLAIEMANIETTAIDYINAHGTSTPEGDKSETKAIKNVFGEHAYKLKVSSTKSMTGHLFGAAGGVEAIITLKSISDNLIPATINYEHADEECDLDYVPNNPIHTEVNYALSNGFGFGGHNAVLVFKKFNESK from the coding sequence ATGAATCGTAGAGTCGTTATTACAGGTTATGGTGCCATCACACCATTAGGAAATGATGTCGCGACATTTTGGAATAACATAAAGAACTCAAAATCTGGCATTAAAAAGATTGAATTTGAAGGTTTTGAAGACATAACTACTAAAATTGGTGGAAGAATTGATGATTTTTCACCTGAAAATTATTTAGATAAAAAAGAGTTAAGTAAGTTTGATAAATTTGTCCAATATGCCTATGCAGCTGCAAAACAAGCGTTAGATCAATCTGGATTAAACGTTAATAATGAAGATGAAAATCGCCTTGGAGTGTACATTGGTTCAGGAATAGGAGGAATAGATACCGTTCTAGAGAATCATCAAACCCTTTTAGAAAAAGGCTCTAGGAAAGTATCTCCATTTATGGCACCGATGATGATCATAAATATGGCTGTGGGTATTGTATCAATTAAAACGGGATTTAGAGGTACAAGTTTTTCACCTGTATCCGCTTGTGCAACAGGTAATCATGCGATTGGTGAAGCATTTTTAAATATCCGACATGGATATTCTGATGCCATTTTAGCCGGTGGAACAGAAGCGTCGATCAATCCATTATCATTCGCAGGTTTCTCTAAAATGAAAGCCATGTCAACGAATAATGATTCACCAATTACAGCGAGTCGACCATTCGATAAGACAAGAGACGGTTTTGTTATGTCTGAAGGTTCTGGAATTTTGTTACTTGAGGAATATGAACATGCGAAAAATAGAGGAGCAACCATATTGGGAGAAATTATTGGGTATGGATCTACCACAGATTCTTATCATATTACTTCACCAGATTATAATGGTGCGGTTCGAGCAATGAAGCTAGCGATTGAAATGGCGAACATAGAAACAACCGCCATTGATTATATAAATGCACATGGTACGAGTACACCAGAAGGCGATAAATCAGAGACAAAAGCAATTAAAAATGTATTTGGAGAACATGCTTACAAGCTAAAAGTCAGTTCAACAAAATCAATGACAGGACATTTATTCGGTGCAGCAGGCGGAGTTGAAGCCATTATCACCCTTAAAAGCATTTCAGACAATTTGATTCCTGCAACCATTAATTATGAACATGCTGATGAGGAATGTGATCTTGATTATGTACCTAACAATCCAATTCATACGGAAGTAAATTACGCACTTTCCAATGGATTTGGTTTTGGAGGTCATAATGCTGTTTTAGTATTTAAGAAATTTAATGAGAGTAAATGA
- a CDS encoding DUF3231 family protein yields MNVNELGFLWYLKSNSNMVNIFLKNLIDTAEDNDLRNTLNEIKTLSTFQEQEAIQLLSENGFKDAPFFSENDLYCSSAKLFSDQLIIEILKHITSNGLRVLAFQYSDLTDYKVKNFFREILYKITEIDNSLLKLLDNKGLLQNRSFSYKKAEEREGTFFKVVSTQQRPLNAVELASMFGSFQCNNVGVALCTAFSDVVKDEDTKRFLQDGTKLAIKQATTLSDIFRENGVPTTTGLEAHVYKVSESPFSDKLMANLIMFLNPIGIANLQTAVVSSYKKSHVKILKELIEQVENFSEKGFKLLVRKDWFNEPPITNRSNNN; encoded by the coding sequence ATGAATGTAAACGAATTAGGCTTTCTTTGGTACCTAAAATCAAATTCAAATATGGTCAATATTTTTTTGAAAAATCTTATTGATACTGCTGAAGATAATGATTTGAGGAATACTTTAAATGAGATTAAAACACTATCAACATTTCAAGAACAAGAGGCTATACAATTATTGTCTGAAAATGGCTTTAAAGATGCCCCGTTTTTCAGTGAAAATGATTTATATTGCTCTTCAGCAAAGTTGTTTTCTGATCAATTAATTATAGAGATTCTTAAGCACATAACTAGTAATGGACTTCGTGTACTTGCTTTTCAATATTCTGACTTAACCGATTATAAGGTTAAGAATTTTTTTAGAGAAATACTCTATAAGATTACAGAAATTGATAATTCTCTTTTAAAATTGCTAGATAATAAAGGTTTATTACAAAATAGGTCATTTTCTTACAAAAAAGCTGAGGAAAGAGAAGGCACATTTTTTAAAGTTGTATCAACTCAGCAAAGGCCACTAAATGCTGTTGAATTAGCAAGCATGTTCGGTTCATTTCAATGTAATAATGTTGGTGTAGCCCTATGTACTGCTTTTTCAGATGTTGTTAAGGATGAAGACACAAAGAGGTTTTTGCAAGATGGGACCAAGTTGGCTATTAAACAAGCTACTACTTTATCCGACATATTTAGAGAAAACGGAGTTCCAACAACAACCGGCTTAGAGGCACACGTTTATAAGGTGAGTGAATCTCCATTTTCAGATAAACTAATGGCTAATTTAATAATGTTCCTGAATCCAATAGGAATCGCTAATTTACAAACAGCTGTTGTATCTAGTTATAAAAAAAGTCACGTAAAAATACTAAAGGAACTAATCGAACAGGTAGAAAACTTTTCAGAGAAAGGGTTTAAGTTATTAGTAAGGAAAGACTGGTTTAATGAGCCACCGATAACTAATAGGTCAAATAATAATTAA